ACCTGCCCGCCCCACCACCCCGCACGTATTGTGAACGTGAATCAATTCCTAGAAGCATTATTTGTATGCAAAATTGTCTCTCTAAAACTATTTGTGTAAAGTAAATTTTGCTTGTATATATCGCTTTGCATTGTAAATTACTACTATTAATTTCGCTCATACAGAATATATGCAGCTTTTATACATTATGGTtaccttttaagtaaatttttatgtattttaataagtttgacGAATATTTCAAACGTATAAAGGTAACtgtactatttattaaaaaaatattttcctatttttatgGTACAGTaagattttctttaattaaataataatctttgtaattaattctttgtttaatttcgacgttaaaaacatttatttatttatttttaacaattcttatttttacaaGGTAATCTTATTTAATCAAGAACCTCTACAATTCAGCGTGACCGCTATTGAGGCATTGTTCAATTTCCGTTATTCTCtggatattaattatttagatggCGTTGTAGGTCACGGGTTCCTTAGGTTGTCCATAAGCCTGCGATTAAGTGCTTATAATATCTAATGGGTACATTTTCCTTATCTTTGTGATGGACCCCTGATCTAACATGAAATCCtattttaagtgtttttttctTCTAGTTTGTGGTTTGATAAGCAGGTTCGCTGAGTCTCTGTCTCAATGCAGTCATCTGAATTTTTTGCTGGCCATGGTTTTCCGTCTACGAGTTTTAGGTTTCAGCCGCGGGAATCTCCTATCGTAGGTATAGAGTATCAGTTCGTCGTCTATCCTTCTCTCTATATAGACAGATTAATAAGTGCTACCTTGCTATGAAATATCTAAGTATTTAATGCtcaattatatgtaaatatactgTTAGTTGTGAACAGCAGCCTTAAGTTTACTGAAATGTTTAAGAGGCGGGGATTAATGGAATCTCCTATCGTAGGTATAAAGTATCAGTCCGTCGTCTATCCTTCTCTCTATATAGACAGGTCAATAAGTGCTACCTtgctataaaatatctaagtatTTAGTGCTcaattatatgtaaatgtaCTGTTGGTTGTGTACAGCAGCCTTAAGTTTactgaaatgtttaaaaggcGGGGATTAATGGAATCTCCTATCGTAGGTATAAAGTATCAGTCCGTTGTCTATCCTTCTCTCTATATAGACAGGTTGATAAGTACTACCTtgctataaaatatctaagtatTTAATGCTcaattatatgtaaatgtaCTGTTAGTTGCGTACAGCAGCCTTCAGTTTACTGAAATGTTTAAGAGGCGGGGATTAATGGAATCTCCTATCGTAGGTATAAAGTATCAGTCCGTCGTCTATCCTTCTCTCTATATAGACAGGGTAATAAGTGCTACCTtgctataaaatatctaagtatTTAATGCTCAACTATATGTAAATGTACGGTTGGTTGTGTACAGCAGCCTTAAGTTTACTGAAATGTTTAAGAGGCGGGGATTAATTTCACAATTCAAGACTTGTTAAATGACAGAAAGGGCTTGgggtaatattaaaattttaatatctctctTAACGTTTGTTGCAGGTAAGAGTtaacaataacattatttgaaattgaaaactCGGAGGGAAAAATGTTACTGTACTGTCCATGAACGGGGATGACGGCTAttcaattttgtaaatatgcctcaaaaaataaataatttacttaaacaGCCTATGCATAGTAATTtctatattacatataaacgtATTACCGGATAATTTTATTCTGCGTTCAAAATACCACGTTGCTAGTTAATCAATTCGTCATATGACTGAATGAGGAGACTATTTTacgtttgttttattgattttatttttctaaaacaagGAAGTGAGCAATTCAttgctaataaatatttctctcaacaactctttttattttaatataaccttGCAATGCAACTAAACCCCACATTTCTCACTTAAAGTAAAACGAAATACGGGTAACATTACGTATTGGTTTAATTAAGTGCTCCGCCTGTATTCCCACGGGAAAAACTTTGCAAGATTTCTCAAAgcttttcaaattaaaagtaaCTGCTGAGTGTGCTTAgtatttacataatacatgGGTACATGCTCTGAGAATATTTTTCACGAAAACACTTCGCTAGGGCGGGCGGCGCGGGGGCGGGTGGTATTTGCATCCCAAATAGCAGCTGTTGACAGAATCATTTCGATTTTCGTTTTACGATCTTTATGGGAACGAGATTGAGGGATTTAGTTGAGAATTTATGTGCGAATAAAACCGCCCGAGGTTTTAAATCTCGCTTGTTCTACAGAGGGGTGAAGAGgttatgttttccttctcaAAGgacttattgaaataaatttcttttgttaaaataaactcACTGCGCGTCTGACACGTGTCAATCTATTCACATAGTTAATTTCGTTTAGATTTAGGTTTATGCAAACAATTAtatgtttttcattatttaaaaaaaaatcctactCTAAAAGTTCCACATAACGATTATGTACCTATATTgtcagttatttattaaaaattatattaaacaattaaatgttaCCATACACCAAGAATAACAGTTTTTTTGctaatttacttataaaagtttatttttaatataagggACTAAGGGATGACCGCGTCAGTGTCCCAAAAATTACAGTAATTCATAAATCTCTGTCTTGTCGCATATGTACTTATAGAGAAACATAAATCATGCATGTGTCACCCGAAGCGCTAGGGCTCCGTAATAAAGCAGTAACAAAGGCTGACAGTGTCCTGCCACGCCACCTGTCggtataaaacttttatttcaattagtaaatgcatatttgtaataataaactagacattttaaaacaaatggaatatacctattagattattcagattttagtaagcatccctaatttttttgaaaatgaaacatagcccatgtcactcgggaatagtataccttgccaacggtgaaagaatttttgaaatcggtccagtagtttcgaagccatttcaaacaaacgaaaaatcaaatctttcctctttataatattagtatagatatatgagctgattatatatttatatgctaCTAAAACActcaaatcttttttttacgttattaaataatgaaacgaCTGCGTGTTTATAaggtttaatgtttaatttaaactaaatacacGTCTTCTTCAATTACTAAGTGGAGAATAATGTTTTCAGGTTGTAGTCTCAAAAATTATCGTTTTGCCGGAACGTGAACCTTGCACATCGTTGCTTAACATGAAATAAATCAAGACGTGATGCTTTACGTTTTGAATGGATATATTATGTACCATAGAAAAAGCACtggtataatattaaatatattcactTCGTAAAAACAAGaagatttaaaagaaaacttttttaaattcatctcGCAAATTGTATAAAGCGACaaagttaaattatatctAATCAAACCCGACCGACGGagattgataatttttttcagcAACTTTATAACGCAGGTCCGGGCCTCCATTTTGATAGGGAATTAAATTTACCAAAAGCCCGCCAACTTTCCCGGAATACAGATTTAGATTGGCTACAGATTATAGCTGAATAAATTCCAAATCGATTTTGGCGCGAAACACGGAAAATTTCGTTAACTTCAGATTAAACTTTGACTTGTTATTTTAATCTTTGACTTGCTGAGTGGTTTCGTAATGTGaaattataacattttcaaaatatattttcataatatttttctctCTAGATTATTCTATGGATAAAATACAAGAGAGTTGCTGCGTCTTAAAATAAGCGCCTTATATATTGCCATAACTAAAATCTGTGTTCTGACAAGAAAATAGTAAATGTTAAACGTTTCTCGAGTGAACACTGCGCTTAATCTTTGATACGtgttattaaaattgcaaGTTTGCTCGCCGTCCGCCTTCGCAGAGATTCTTCAATCCTTTCCTCGCATTTCTCCCGCGGGAAAatcttatttgtatttttaattgaggCAACATTGTTCGCTTTGTTTCGATGCGAACCTCTGGGAAACGGTTTtgtataattacattttaatcgTTCGCTTCTAAGTTTGTAAATAACCAGTGCGGTTATCGAAACTGCTTGATATTCAATTTAATCCTTTATTCCCAGTTAATTTAGATTGTagttgatttttttatcactTGTCACATTACTGAATTGTTAATAGttcaatatatacatattatatatatattgttatatgtattatatatgtatgtatatatatattatatatgtatatgtgtatatacatatataatatattatattatatacattccGGAAGCTGTATTACCTATAGTATAATATTCTGTAAGAATAAATTTTAGGCTTTATCTTTACGATGTTTGCCTATACCATACCAGTGTTAATAACGAAATTGGAAAGAGGAATatattggtgcatagccgtgGCACTATAGAAAATGGAGGTCTGTTTCATATCAAAAAtcgataactttttttatttgtcaagAAAGACGATCGAATTCTTGCACACGCATAGAGTATTAAATAGGGCTTCAAATAAAGCTCAGATGCTTTACTTTTATTAGAGtatgtttgtataaataaatgataaaaacacCAGTTTAAAGAAATggcctttattttatttccttatcgacaatataataaataaataaaatgaaaaagccttttgtttctttagtttctttaattacattagattaagttagtttacttacatataaacaattgttagttttgttagtaattaaGTTTGGATCTAACATATATTCTACATACTAACATGGATTCTAACATAAATTGGATTAGttgctaattttaatttaatttttcattttaattttagttttcatttcgattttgtttttgtttgatCCTTTGGACGGTTTTGGTCATAATCTTCTTCGGTGACCAGCCGGCTTggataatgtaaatttatggTTTGAACGGACGTGATGATGGGAAATTTAAAAGTGTGAATGTGTGGAGGGGAGATAGCACCAgtgaataaaacttatttttttttactttgaaagTATCAATACTTATAAAGTACATAaactatgttaaatatttttgtggtaatagatatataattaattttgaaattatcttaaaacaaaagatagtACGTACTTGTTTTAACTATTCAACCATATTGTATTACTAAAGTGAAAGctaattaatcaaaaatgaTTGTTTCAGTCTCATTGTTGTCAAAACGCCAATAAAATGAGCCGCTCACTTCCGCTCTTGATTGATCGACTTAATGATACCGGCTCGTTGTTGTTCAGAAGCAAGTACTTTTCATTTGTGTCCATTAACTACTGTAATTATCACTCGATTGCCTGAAAATTGGTTTTACATCGATCATATCGAATCGTTTAATCTTAAtctaaataagaaataatataagattaACCTTATAAATCTTATGAATTGTAGCAACTGCAGTACTTTTTATCTGACCTATTTTATACTCTTGATTGCGGAATCGTTTTTGCTTAATGTAACACGCAAAAGAGTCGATATTATATCTCACCTTATGAGTTTCGCTTATTTCTTTATCTAGAAAAAGCACTAATATTATACACAATCTTGCAAACGTAACAGccatcagatttttttttaatgtgtccCATTTTTACTCAAGTTGTATTTTATATCGGAGCCGCAAAGTGACGTGTAGCTTGTAGTAACgttatacacaaatatatatctattgcatgtaaataacatttattttattgttcttaaaaattgttcattattcttgaaggAATTATAGATGTTCGCAAGATTGTATAAATGAATGGTGGCAATCAAACACCATTGCGACACATTACTGCAGTAAGTACTTGACTTATTGTCTCACATAGACAAAGTTTTCATCTGCATTTCCGTGAACCCCCCTAACTGAAAAATAGCTTAATATATTCGTATTCgttaaaacatacatacaatgcACATTAATGCCTagcaataaattgtttaactaGCTACCTTGGTTAGTTAATTTATAGCGGTAACGTGTACCTTTGATATACTAATGTTGTGTCGAAGACATTGCTATGTTAAGAAGGAAAATGCAATAAATCCGTGTTTCCGTGTGTCAGGAACAAAGTACTTATATCGCGGGAAGTGGGCATTCCTCCTATTAGCATACGTTACTAGAACGCTTATGACACGCCAACAGCCGACGataagaaaatcaaacacATGTGAATTACAGCTTGGTACTATTCTTTTCATAATAATCACAGTGTATGTGATGAATAGAAATAATTTCACTGACTATATATACTAGCGGCCCGTggcccggcttcgcacgggtggatatttatttttgaaacattttGTCATAAGCGTACAGTGAATGCTCATTGTACAGGACATACctattaacatatacataccttaataataatgtatttagcAATAGTGTATCGCTGGCTCCCTTTGTGTACGGGACTTGATGAAACTAAAATGATAAAAGAATAAATGACATCAAcgggtaatttttaaaaacatttaactgaggtttagaataatatatcattatatttttcttgcaattaaaatagccgatattaatcagtgataatggAGCAGTGATAATGAAGTTTTCAACctattaattacaaacatagttacatacaaatctttcctctttattatattagtatattaatatatatatatatatatatatatatatatatatatacatatatatatatatatatcttaagttaattaataacttaaaagtaaacttaactaaattttcataatacaACGTTAGCGGGTAAATTATGATTGGCCTTCTTCGGGAATTGGATGAGTCTCTGCCGATTATCTCTCTgtcaaataatgaaataacatTGAAATGTCTTTTGAAAAAGgctttctaaaaaaatatctcttaAACAAATGGATTTAGAAATTACAACGAGGTACAGTAAATTCAGCAGTTCAGTCGCCTCATTGTTGCAAAATTAGTTTCGTTGTCGCTTTTACATTCATCTAAAGTCAAGCTGTTTTACAGACCACAACTACGTGGGAAGGAATTAATGCAGGAGGCATGACGCCGACTAACAGACGAGGTATAGATGGGTGGGTATTAGGTGGTGTGGGGAGAGCAGTGAAAAGTGCAACGTTGTCGTAGTAATTTATTGCAGCTTCACGCGCCACAACCGACGACGAGTTGACGCCACGTGCCGTTGTCTAGCGAAGTCACCCACTGGGAATAGGGTATTATGTGGAGATGATAACTATGTTAAGAAATCTTTTTATTGCAGTTTTGAATATAATTCATTCAGAATATAGAACATTCGTTCACGTCATCGTTTAATGTTTATCGCATGTGCGATAAGAATGCGCACAGATAAATAGTGGTATAATTAGCAGGTAAATGTGATTTAATCCAACTTTGTTTAAACAGCAAAAATTAACACTTTAAAATTAACCTACTGGTTATACCGTGAAtcagtatttaaatatgagTAATATAAGGTCATTACAACGCTGCAAaggagttttaaaaaatattttccttattgtataaaatttatattaatagtcACTTGTGATTGTAAATGTTCAAGGGCATTTTCaaagtatgtttatttaactagatgtttttattcatggcaacttatttataatatcattatttacaaAGTTTTACTTGTTATAGGTAGCCTTACTTTttccaaaatataatttatccacataaaaatatactctTTTATATTGACAATTACACTGCTCAGTACCCAACTCCTAGCAAATTTTGTCGTGAAGTAAACATTTGATGTGTGATCGAACCAATCTAAAACCGTTCCATCGTGCCACACGTAGGCACCTCGCAGAGACTCAGGTGCCTCTAAAACCAAATACACTGGAGTTTTGGCCGCCTCATCAGTAGACAAGAATCCAAGTTTCATAGTCATATCAGTTCTAACAAAGCCTGGATGAACAGAATTTACGCTGATGTTCTTAAACTCTAACTCCTTTTGCTGTATCATTGTTAGTGCACACAAGGCCACTTTTGATACTCTATAGGCAGCTATACTACCTTTATCAACTAAATCATCTGGGTTAAAACAACCGTTCTTCTTGGAATCGAGATACCAGTTGACGAATTCGTTTATgtcagatatttttaaatccttTTTCGATAGCCTGTCTATCCAGTATTTGTTTCTGATGTTGGACAGGTGTCCACAGTCACtagatacatttaatattctaCCATTATTTCTTACCATAGGGTATATCAGTTCCTGCATGGTCAGAACACCCCTGTAGTTAATGTCGATCACTTTCTCTTCCTCCTTATATGAATTGAAGAGTACACTGTTGACATAACCAGCATTATTGATGACAATATCCAAACCTCCATGTTTCGATGCTATGTGATCTCTAAGCGCGATAACACTATCTCTATTCGTGACGTCAAGTTGATGATATTCGGGTTGAAGTCCAAGTTTGTTTAGTTTAATGATAGCTGCTTTGCCGAGGTCTTCGGAACGAGAGGTAAGGTAAACAATGCCGTCGAATTTTTGACACAAAGCCTTTACTATGGCGTATCCAATACCTTTATTGGAACCAGTGACGAGAGCAACGCGAGACATGTTCGCAACCGGTCGCTGTTTTATGAAAACTGGCTCATATGTTGATGtcatatacaataaatttaattgtgaaTTGACGATAACTATTGATAAACGCGTCTAGATGTTATTGagttgtaaattattattcctacgagaattaatactaattaatatttaattaattatacatattttaaaattttaatgaatcatTTGCGTAAACGAATTTCTTCATAATACAAATTGCTTGACTATCTGAATTATTgacgaaaaaaataaatttatgaaaactccaaacttaaatctttgtGTTGAATTATCATTAGGcggtacaatttttttaaacttttactgCAAAACTAAACtataagataatatataaCCTTAATATTTACCGATAACCTTTTCTTTAAAcatctactatataatatagcgCATAGCTATCTTATAACCAAAGCAAGGTCACACAGGTACTAGCATTACATCAGAATAACAAATTACGGTTTTCCCAGCTCCTGCGTAACTCtcaataatttcatttatttttgtaattgacCTTTTGTTCTTTGTAACCTTCATCAGAGGGGGTAGGAGAGGTAGaattttgttgttatttaattagtgATGTTAGACTTCTGTTGgcttatttttgttattgtttattgatTTGTTGACCTTTTGTGAGGCTTATCATTTACTGATAATAGTCATAATAAGTTACTGTGGCGATGTCTAAAGTCCCCCGGTAGCAGTACACACATAATTCAGCATCTGTTTCGTTTTTGGTTACCAGGATTACACCCCACTTTCTATTATATCCTTCTGGAAATATGGTCTAGTATACAAAAGCATCAGAAAGGCATAGAAAGGTGAAAAAGGGTTACTAATTGTTTCACATACTCCTTCATCCCATGTTAAACATGTCGaaactttttaattgaaaCGTAAACACAAAAAGTTGGTTCTGTTTAATTCATCAGGCGTGAATTATTTACATGACCCACCGATACTCCACTCCTGTAACTCATTAATAAACAACTGTGACACTTCAATTAGACCCAGTTTTTCTTTGCTCTCGAATTAATGACTATGCTAATGATACGAGTTCTACGCTCCGAATTTTGATACAACCCAACCAAATATTGTGTAATAACACAATATTTTAGAAAGCCAGAAATATCTggcttatttatatattatttcacttGTTTATATGCTTTGTTCGGTTATGACATCTTTAGACGTTTATgtatggaaaataaatatctgttaacgtaaaattgtaaacaccgttagattgtaatctatctcgcgagattataaaatgtcgaaagattgtgaacctcagcgtactgcttacaatttaacgtattattattcggtagattgtactacactaacttagttatcattcaaacttctttggtcaattacagattaattttacttcccaacaatttcatataactaccgaataataataccttaaattgtaagcagttcgttgaggttcacaatctttcgacagtttacaatctcgcgagatatattacaatctaacggtgtttacaattttacggtgacatatccAATTCGTTGTATAGACAGCACGGTCGATTAATGTCGTGTCTGTTATTGAACTAGAGATACTCCGaacaatcacaatcaaacgatACGCCGTGTATTGTGTTACGTACATACACGTTAACTATATCCTTTCAATGGGATTAATATACATCATAAAGAAACTAAGTAAAAGaacataaattaatgttattaattttaattttcacagTAAAATTATTCACATCACATTATATTGCAGTTGTTTTGACTCTCCGTATTAGTTCTCAAAGTGTAACGGCAGAGAGGTAACCAAACCCGGGTATATtcataattcataaaattataaaataatagtaagtaatttaataatcagccctgcgattctgtaactcacttttcgaactcacacagcggttttcgcatcggcggtcgctctcaaatcagtcgtgaagcagtcattttatgatttggcattctgataaacaataaactacaagctcccaccttttcataatgccaaatcataaaatgactgcttcacgacggATTTGAGAgtgaccgccgatgcgaaaaccgatGAGTGAgatcgaaaagtgagttacagaatggCAGGGCAGACATTATACTAGTTATAATGTGTATTCATGTAGATTGtagaatttgaataaaataaaaacagcttCAAACGTGCAGAATTACAAAAGATGTGTTGCGGACGTGAAAGGTTcgttgttaaatataattaaagttgAAAACAGTACTATTGTGGCCGCATTGCGTTTACAATGCAGCCCGATTAATGTTTACTGTTAAATTAAGTTGCAACCGATAACAATGAatcattatttcaattat
Above is a genomic segment from Pieris napi chromosome 7, ilPieNapi1.2, whole genome shotgun sequence containing:
- the LOC125050985 gene encoding carbonyl reductase [NADPH] 3-like; its protein translation is MSRVALVTGSNKGIGYAIVKALCQKFDGIVYLTSRSEDLGKAAIIKLNKLGLQPEYHQLDVTNRDSVIALRDHIASKHGGLDIVINNAGYVNSVLFNSYKEEEKVIDINYRGVLTMQELIYPMVRNNGRILNVSSDCGHLSNIRNKYWIDRLSKKDLKISDINEFVNWYLDSKKNGCFNPDDLVDKGSIAAYRVSKVALCALTMIQQKELEFKNISVNSVHPGFVRTDMTMKLGFLSTDEAAKTPVYLVLEAPESLRGAYVWHDGTVLDWFDHTSNVYFTTKFARSWVLSSVIVNIKEYIFMWINYILEKVRLPITSKTL